In Pseudomonas sp. LRP2-20, the genomic window GCCGCGGCGGCGCGGGTGGCGCGGGCGGTGGCTTCGAGGGCGGCGACTTCTCCGACTTCTTCAGCTCGATCTTCGGTGCCCGCGGCGGCAACCCGTTCGGTGGTGGTGCCCGGCAACAACAACGCAGCGCCGGCAGACGAGGGCAGGACGTGGAACTGGAACTGGCGATCTTCCTGGAAGAAACCCTGAGCAAGGAATCCAAGCAGATCAGCTTCCAGGTGCCGCAGACCAACGCGGCTGGCCAGCGTACCGGGTTCACCACCAAGACCCTGAACGTGAAGATCCCCGCCGGGGTCACCGACGGCGAGCGCATCCGCCTCAAGGGCCAGGGCGCCCCAGGCGTTGGCGGTGGTGCCAATGGCGACCTGTTCCTGACCGTGCGCATGGCACCGCACCCGCTGTTCGATGTCGAAGGTCATGACCTGATCATCACCGTGCCGCTGGCGCCGTGGGAGGCAGCCCTGGGCACCAAGGTGGCGGTGCCGACCCTGACCGGCAAGAT contains:
- the cbpA gene encoding curved DNA-binding protein, producing MDFKDYYKILGVEPTADEKAIKAAYRKLARKYHPDVSKERDAEDKFKEANEAYEVLGDAQKRAEFDEIRKYGGQHGRPFQAPPGWQSRGGAGGAGGGFEGGDFSDFFSSIFGARGGNPFGGGARQQQRSAGRRGQDVELELAIFLEETLSKESKQISFQVPQTNAAGQRTGFTTKTLNVKIPAGVTDGERIRLKGQGAPGVGGGANGDLFLTVRMAPHPLFDVEGHDLIITVPLAPWEAALGTKVAVPTLTGKINLTIRPDSQSGQRLRVPGMGLANKSGERGNLYAQLKVVMPPASDAATRELWTQLSEKAAFDPRTQWSK